Proteins encoded in a region of the Scyliorhinus canicula chromosome 2, sScyCan1.1, whole genome shotgun sequence genome:
- the sav1 gene encoding protein salvador homolog 1 isoform X1, whose product MLSRKKSKNEASKPPEVQGKYVKKETSPLLRNLMPSFIRHGPTIPRRTDVLVESGTSVYPSIDIVSRNQSFLRRPVQRPAREIIRRESSRPSGPSYISRTEVPQEYGVSSQTYLAEINSENGDAGQPAARYYYPESYYEDGQRRRHAAERFWDDYRYYDHSPDPFPRLPQGQSRHPVGIGRVPSTSMGNLTNHGTDELPLPLGWSADWTIRGRKYYIDHNTNTTHWSHPFEREGLPPGWERVESPEFGVYYVDHINKRAQYRHPCAPSVPRYDQPPPLVPPVVYQPRQTERNQLVPANPYHTAEIPDWLKVYARAPVKYDHILKWELFQLADLDTYQGLLKLLFMKELERIVKSYEAYRQALLTELENRKQRQQWYAQHHSKNFQANI is encoded by the exons atttaatGCCTTCATTTATTCGCCATGGGCCAACTATTCCAAGGCGGACCGATGTTTTGGTAGAGAGCGGTACATCTGTTTACCCCTCGATTGATATTGTTTCCCGAAACCAAAGTTTCCTGCGCAGACCTGTCCAAAGGCCAGCACGTGAAATCATTAGACGTGAGAGCAGCAGGCCTTCTGGACCTTCCTACATCTCACGTACTGAAGTTCCTCAAGAGTATGGTGTCTCATCACAAACCTATCTAGCTGAAATTAACTCTGAGAATGGTGATGCTGGCCAGCCTGCTGCCCGTTATTATTACCCTGAATCATATTATGAAGATGGACAAAGACGGCGGCATGCAGCTGAGCGATTCTGGGATGACTATAGATATTACGATCACAGTCCTGACCCTTTTCCACGGCTACCACAAGGGCAAAGCAGACATCCAGTAG GCATTGGAAGAGTTCCTTCAACGTCCATGGGAAACCTAACTAATCATGGTACTGACGAATTGCCTCTTCCTCTTGGTTGGTCAGCGGACTGGACTATTCGAGGAAGAAAGTACTATATAGACCATAATACTAACACAACTCATTGGAGCCATCCATTTGAAAGAGAAGGCTTGCCGCCTGGGTGGGAACGAGTGGAATCGCCTGAATTTGGTGTTTATTATGTGGATCACATCAACAAGCGAGCCCAGTATAGGCATCCTTGTGCTCCCAG TGTTCCTCGGTACGACCAGCCTCCACCTCTTGTTCCTCCTGTCGTATACCAACCGCGACAAACTGAACGAAATCAGCTAGTTCCTGCAAACCCATACCACACAGCAGAAATTCCAGATTGGCTGAAGGTCTATGCCAGGGCTCCAGTAAA ATATGATCACATTCTGAAGTGGGAGCTATTCCAATTAGCAGACTTGGACACTTACCAAGGATTGCTGAAACTGCTCTTCATGAAGGAATTGGAAAGGATTGTAAAGTCATATGAGGCTTACAGACAAGCACTTTTGACAGAACTTGAAAATCGCAAACAAAGGCAGCAGTGGTATGCACAACATCATAGCAAGAATTTTCAAGCAAATATCTGA
- the sav1 gene encoding protein salvador homolog 1 isoform X2: MLRGRCASLKQCYRGRKVKTKRPNRLKCKGNLMPSFIRHGPTIPRRTDVLVESGTSVYPSIDIVSRNQSFLRRPVQRPAREIIRRESSRPSGPSYISRTEVPQEYGVSSQTYLAEINSENGDAGQPAARYYYPESYYEDGQRRRHAAERFWDDYRYYDHSPDPFPRLPQGQSRHPVGIGRVPSTSMGNLTNHGTDELPLPLGWSADWTIRGRKYYIDHNTNTTHWSHPFEREGLPPGWERVESPEFGVYYVDHINKRAQYRHPCAPSVPRYDQPPPLVPPVVYQPRQTERNQLVPANPYHTAEIPDWLKVYARAPVKYDHILKWELFQLADLDTYQGLLKLLFMKELERIVKSYEAYRQALLTELENRKQRQQWYAQHHSKNFQANI, from the exons atttaatGCCTTCATTTATTCGCCATGGGCCAACTATTCCAAGGCGGACCGATGTTTTGGTAGAGAGCGGTACATCTGTTTACCCCTCGATTGATATTGTTTCCCGAAACCAAAGTTTCCTGCGCAGACCTGTCCAAAGGCCAGCACGTGAAATCATTAGACGTGAGAGCAGCAGGCCTTCTGGACCTTCCTACATCTCACGTACTGAAGTTCCTCAAGAGTATGGTGTCTCATCACAAACCTATCTAGCTGAAATTAACTCTGAGAATGGTGATGCTGGCCAGCCTGCTGCCCGTTATTATTACCCTGAATCATATTATGAAGATGGACAAAGACGGCGGCATGCAGCTGAGCGATTCTGGGATGACTATAGATATTACGATCACAGTCCTGACCCTTTTCCACGGCTACCACAAGGGCAAAGCAGACATCCAGTAG GCATTGGAAGAGTTCCTTCAACGTCCATGGGAAACCTAACTAATCATGGTACTGACGAATTGCCTCTTCCTCTTGGTTGGTCAGCGGACTGGACTATTCGAGGAAGAAAGTACTATATAGACCATAATACTAACACAACTCATTGGAGCCATCCATTTGAAAGAGAAGGCTTGCCGCCTGGGTGGGAACGAGTGGAATCGCCTGAATTTGGTGTTTATTATGTGGATCACATCAACAAGCGAGCCCAGTATAGGCATCCTTGTGCTCCCAG TGTTCCTCGGTACGACCAGCCTCCACCTCTTGTTCCTCCTGTCGTATACCAACCGCGACAAACTGAACGAAATCAGCTAGTTCCTGCAAACCCATACCACACAGCAGAAATTCCAGATTGGCTGAAGGTCTATGCCAGGGCTCCAGTAAA ATATGATCACATTCTGAAGTGGGAGCTATTCCAATTAGCAGACTTGGACACTTACCAAGGATTGCTGAAACTGCTCTTCATGAAGGAATTGGAAAGGATTGTAAAGTCATATGAGGCTTACAGACAAGCACTTTTGACAGAACTTGAAAATCGCAAACAAAGGCAGCAGTGGTATGCACAACATCATAGCAAGAATTTTCAAGCAAATATCTGA